The following coding sequences are from one Microbacterium wangchenii window:
- a CDS encoding CGNR zinc finger domain-containing protein yields the protein MHLNPYGEYAVLMAASLANDWPDDREGIVARTREFGMTMDFLAGADDLAASRAVLDEWLRVVDEVDPHARAALLNAALAAASAYPRLTDHNGEGWHLHYRDADQTLPHVLAAVISVGTALHLTTRGMHRLRRCAAGDGCRNVVVDVTRNGRQRYCSVRCANRAAVRRHRARGPISAA from the coding sequence ATGCACCTCAACCCTTACGGCGAGTACGCCGTACTGATGGCGGCATCGTTGGCCAACGACTGGCCGGACGATCGCGAGGGCATCGTCGCCCGCACGCGCGAGTTCGGCATGACGATGGACTTCCTCGCCGGCGCCGACGACCTGGCGGCGTCGCGCGCCGTGCTGGACGAGTGGCTGCGCGTCGTCGACGAGGTCGACCCGCACGCCCGCGCGGCACTCCTGAACGCCGCCCTGGCGGCAGCATCCGCCTACCCCCGCCTGACCGACCACAACGGCGAGGGCTGGCACCTGCACTACCGGGATGCCGATCAGACCCTGCCCCACGTGCTCGCGGCCGTCATCAGTGTCGGCACCGCCCTGCACCTGACCACGCGGGGGATGCACCGGCTGCGGCGTTGCGCGGCGGGTGACGGATGTCGCAACGTCGTCGTCGATGTGACCCGCAACGGCAGGCAGCGCTACTGCTCGGTTCGCTGCGCCAATCGCGCCGCGGTCCGGCGGCACAGGGCGCGGGGCCCGATCAGCGCAGCGTGA
- a CDS encoding LysE family translocator: protein MTILGTGVSLAAAGGMALAALLMVLTPGPNMVYLVSRSISQGRAAGLVSLAGTGTGFLVYLTMAGTGLAVVFVAVPWLFIGLKAAGVAYLAYLAWQALKPSGRGVFETRGLRRDSAAKLFRMGLVTNLLNPKAAVMYLALIPQFVDPSAGSPALQGFLLGGIQIAVSLTVNAAIILAAGSIAAFLAARPVWTVWQRRATGGLLGVVAVLLALEVAEPASVA, encoded by the coding sequence ATGACCATCCTCGGAACCGGAGTATCGCTCGCGGCGGCGGGCGGCATGGCGCTGGCCGCTCTCCTGATGGTTCTCACGCCCGGCCCCAACATGGTCTATCTCGTCTCCCGGAGCATCAGCCAGGGGCGCGCAGCCGGGCTCGTGTCCCTCGCCGGCACGGGTACGGGGTTCCTCGTCTACCTGACGATGGCAGGCACCGGGCTCGCCGTCGTGTTCGTCGCGGTGCCGTGGCTGTTCATCGGCCTGAAGGCCGCCGGCGTGGCGTACCTGGCATATCTCGCGTGGCAGGCGCTGAAGCCGAGCGGGCGGGGGGTGTTCGAGACACGGGGGCTGCGCAGGGACTCGGCGGCGAAGCTGTTCCGCATGGGATTGGTGACCAACCTGCTCAACCCGAAGGCGGCGGTGATGTACCTCGCGCTCATCCCCCAGTTCGTCGACCCCTCCGCCGGCAGCCCCGCCCTCCAGGGCTTCCTCCTCGGCGGCATCCAGATCGCCGTCAGCCTGACCGTCAACGCCGCGATCATCCTGGCGGCCGGATCGATCGCCGCCTTCCTCGCCGCGCGACCGGTGTGGACGGTGTGGCAGCGCCGTGCGACCGGCGGCCTCCTCGGCGTCGTCGCCGTCCTGCTGGCACTCGAGGTCGCGGAGCCCGCTTCGGTGGCATAG
- a CDS encoding pyridoxine/pyridoxamine 5'-phosphate oxidase, which yields MTGTGDENVTSTRPGSMAQWLRAQGSLVGTAPPFDVAALPDDPVELFLAWILHAADAGVAEPHAATLATVDAAGRPDARTLLLKDVGPIGWAVAGRRSSAKGAQLAAHPVAALNFWWQPVVRSVRVRGPVSEATRQESAADLAARSASARAGIPPEDWVLWRIEPEHVEFWQGAPDRHHTRVIYERTGGSWRRSHMTI from the coding sequence ATGACGGGTACGGGCGACGAGAACGTGACGTCCACGCGGCCGGGCAGCATGGCGCAATGGCTGCGAGCGCAAGGCTCACTCGTGGGCACCGCGCCCCCGTTCGATGTCGCGGCGCTGCCCGACGATCCGGTTGAGCTGTTCCTGGCGTGGATCCTCCATGCCGCGGACGCGGGCGTTGCCGAACCGCATGCCGCCACCTTGGCAACAGTGGATGCCGCCGGCAGACCCGATGCCCGCACGCTCCTCCTGAAAGACGTCGGGCCGATCGGCTGGGCTGTCGCCGGCCGGCGCTCCTCTGCCAAAGGCGCTCAGCTCGCCGCCCACCCGGTGGCGGCGCTGAACTTCTGGTGGCAGCCGGTGGTGCGCTCGGTGCGCGTGCGCGGCCCGGTGTCCGAGGCGACGCGCCAGGAGAGCGCCGCCGACCTGGCCGCTCGGTCGGCGTCGGCGAGAGCCGGCATCCCGCCCGAGGACTGGGTGCTCTGGCGGATCGAACCGGAGCACGTGGAGTTCTGGCAGGGCGCACCCGATCGCCACCACACGCGCGTCATCTACGAGCGGACGGGCGGGTCGTGGCGCCGCTCGCACATGACGATCTGA
- a CDS encoding OsmC family protein yields MTLADTIVVPETTSADRAARLTAAGTAWGERIATDPRSAQLTYRVSGEGSGSVATVVRAGKHQFFVDEPAALAGDDVGASPVEYALAALISCQVVVYRLYAQALGIQVDDIRVEAEGDLDARKLFGVDESVRPGFTGVRLHVTIDGPETERRYDELKAAVDEHCPVLDLFANPTPITVRVSKA; encoded by the coding sequence ATGACACTTGCTGACACCATCGTCGTTCCCGAGACCACCTCCGCCGACCGCGCCGCACGGCTCACCGCAGCCGGCACGGCGTGGGGCGAGCGGATCGCGACCGATCCCCGCAGCGCCCAGTTGACCTACCGCGTCAGCGGTGAGGGGTCGGGATCGGTCGCGACCGTCGTCCGCGCCGGAAAGCACCAGTTCTTCGTCGACGAGCCGGCCGCGCTGGCCGGCGACGACGTGGGCGCGAGCCCCGTCGAGTACGCACTCGCCGCACTGATCTCCTGCCAGGTCGTCGTGTATCGCCTCTATGCGCAGGCGCTCGGCATCCAGGTCGACGACATCCGCGTCGAAGCCGAGGGCGACCTCGATGCGCGGAAGCTCTTCGGCGTCGACGAGTCGGTGCGCCCGGGGTTCACGGGCGTTCGCCTGCACGTCACGATCGACGGACCTGAGACCGAGCGGCGGTACGACGAGCTCAAGGCCGCCGTGGACGAGCACTGCCCCGTGCTCGACCTCTTCGCCAACCCGACCCCGATCACGGTCCGGGTGTCCAAGGCCTGA